In the Tetrapisispora phaffii CBS 4417 chromosome 10, complete genome genome, GTGTGTGTCGGTAGATCTACAAAGATATTTCAATACTGGAGGTTGTGAACTAATCGAAAAAAGTGACTTAAactttgattatttttgcatattatttacttttGCATTTCCATCTCCATCTAAAAGATAAACTCTCATCGCACAAGTTTGATATGTCATCAAGAAAGAAGAATCTGTTGAAAGTCATTGTGCTAGGTGACTCTGGTGTAGGTAAGACTTCTTTAATGCACAGGTACgttaatgataaatattctCAACAATATAAAGCGACTATAGGAGCTGATTTCCTAACAAAAGAAGTGGTTATTGATGATGGCAGTCAGGCTGCTACAATGCAAGTATGGGACACTGCTGGTCAAGAAAGATTTCAATCACTAGGTGTTGCATTTTATAGAGGTGCTGATTGTTGTGTGTTAGTATATGATGTTACAAATCCAAAATCATTCGATAACATTAAATCATGGAGagatgaatttttaatacaTGCTAATGTATCTTCTCCAGAAACATTTCCATTTGTCATATTAGgtaataaaatagatattgaagattcaaaacaaaaaataagtGCAAAACAAGGCCAAGA is a window encoding:
- the YPT7 gene encoding Rab family GTPase YPT7 (similar to Saccharomyces cerevisiae YPT7 (YML001W); ancestral locus Anc_6.24); this translates as MSSRKKNLLKVIVLGDSGVGKTSLMHRYVNDKYSQQYKATIGADFLTKEVVIDDGSQAATMQVWDTAGQERFQSLGVAFYRGADCCVLVYDVTNPKSFDNIKSWRDEFLIHANVSSPETFPFVILGNKIDIEDSKQKISAKQGQEMAKELGNIPLFLTSAKDSINVDVAFEEITRGALQQNQNDADAFKDDFNDAINIQLDDESSSCAC